Proteins from a single region of Paraburkholderia sp. PGU19:
- the phaC gene encoding class I poly(R)-hydroxyalkanoic acid synthase, with translation MKMLFSMPDEFAAGWLDASFSFWRGLPLTDGPDMTVMDADGNEIHPVASGARNIMMRASTRYWQQQAELWNSALTRVLGTQPGAKPVVEPTRGDRRFHAEEWSGNGWFGLLKENYLINAQMLEDMTEASALNEKEKHKLRFFTRQFIDLASPSNFAATNPEVIRRAFETSGSSLLAGLTHLLEDMKQGTISITDQSAFEVGRSVAVSEGSVVFENDLFQLIQYAPLTPTVAQRPLVIVPPCINKFYILDLQPQNSFVRFANEQGLTVFMVSWRNADAQTANTRWDDYLEQGVMKAIDVARAISRADKINALGWCVGGTMLSSALAVMRANGDESVSSATLLTALLDFSEPGDLGVFIDEAGVSMREQTIGRGGLYPGRELGFTFQTLRANDLIWPYVVNNYLKGKTPAAFDLLYWNADTTNLPGPMYSWYLRNMYLENNLRVPGKLTMCGTAVDLKRIDMPSYLLATQEDHIVPWQSAWRSTQLLGGKVEFVLGASGHIAGVINPASKNKRSYWTSDESASNAGAWLASAEEQPGSWWNHWIVWLKQHAGEQVKARKVLGNAKHKPIEPAPGRYVKVRAD, from the coding sequence ATGAAGATGTTATTTAGCATGCCGGATGAGTTCGCGGCAGGCTGGCTCGATGCCAGCTTCAGTTTCTGGCGAGGACTGCCGCTAACCGACGGTCCCGACATGACCGTCATGGACGCCGACGGCAACGAGATCCACCCCGTCGCATCCGGCGCGCGAAACATCATGATGCGTGCCAGCACCCGATACTGGCAACAGCAAGCAGAGCTTTGGAACAGCGCATTGACTCGCGTGCTCGGCACACAGCCGGGCGCGAAGCCGGTCGTGGAGCCGACGCGCGGCGACCGGCGCTTTCATGCCGAAGAATGGTCCGGAAATGGCTGGTTTGGCCTTCTGAAGGAAAACTATCTGATCAACGCCCAGATGCTCGAAGACATGACCGAGGCGAGCGCGTTGAACGAGAAGGAGAAACACAAGCTCCGGTTTTTCACGCGGCAGTTCATCGACCTGGCGAGCCCTTCGAATTTTGCCGCGACCAATCCCGAAGTGATCCGGCGTGCGTTCGAAACCAGCGGCAGCAGTCTGCTGGCGGGCCTCACGCATCTGCTGGAGGACATGAAGCAAGGCACCATTTCGATCACCGATCAGAGCGCGTTCGAAGTGGGCCGCAGCGTCGCGGTGTCCGAAGGGTCGGTGGTGTTCGAGAACGATCTGTTCCAGCTGATCCAGTACGCACCGCTCACGCCAACGGTCGCTCAGCGCCCGCTGGTGATCGTCCCGCCGTGCATCAACAAGTTCTACATTCTGGACCTGCAGCCTCAGAACTCCTTTGTGCGCTTTGCCAATGAACAGGGTCTCACCGTGTTCATGGTGTCCTGGCGCAATGCAGATGCACAGACGGCCAATACCCGCTGGGACGATTACCTCGAACAGGGTGTGATGAAGGCCATCGACGTGGCGCGCGCCATCAGTCGCGCCGATAAGATCAATGCGTTGGGCTGGTGCGTCGGCGGCACGATGCTGTCGTCCGCACTCGCGGTGATGCGTGCCAATGGCGACGAGTCGGTATCCAGTGCGACCTTGCTGACAGCGTTGCTCGACTTCAGCGAACCGGGCGACCTTGGCGTATTCATCGACGAAGCGGGTGTCTCGATGCGCGAGCAGACGATCGGGCGCGGCGGGCTGTATCCCGGACGTGAACTCGGCTTCACCTTTCAGACGTTACGCGCGAACGATCTGATCTGGCCGTACGTCGTGAACAACTACCTGAAAGGCAAGACGCCGGCCGCATTCGATCTGCTGTACTGGAACGCGGACACGACGAATCTTCCCGGGCCGATGTATAGCTGGTATCTGCGCAACATGTATCTGGAGAACAATCTCCGCGTGCCCGGCAAGCTCACGATGTGCGGCACGGCCGTCGATCTCAAGCGCATCGACATGCCCAGCTATCTGCTTGCAACGCAGGAGGATCACATCGTTCCATGGCAGTCCGCGTGGCGCTCGACACAATTGTTGGGCGGCAAGGTCGAATTCGTGCTGGGTGCTAGCGGGCATATTGCTGGCGTCATCAATCCCGCTTCGAAGAACAAGCGCAGCTATTGGACGAGCGACGAGTCTGCCAGCAACGCCGGGGCATGGCTGGCGTCCGCCGAAGAACAGCCGGGTAGCTGGTGGAATCATTGGATCGTTTGGCTTAAGCAGCATGCGGGCGAGCAGGTGAAAGCGCGCAAGGTGCTGGGCAACGCGAAACACAAGCCGATCGAACCGGCGCCTGGCAGATATGTGAAGGTGCGGGCGGACTAG
- a CDS encoding MaoC family dehydratase — protein sequence MNELNGYDYEDLQPGMSASFAKTITEADILLFAGASGDMNAVHINEQFAQTTPFKGRIAHGMLTASIISATIAGRLPGPGTVYLGQNLRFKAPVRPGDTVHAEVTIKELIPEKRRVVMSTVCTVGGKVVIDGDALVMPTSRGDLGKTPTGLPVNQR from the coding sequence ATGAACGAACTGAACGGTTACGACTATGAAGACCTGCAACCTGGCATGAGCGCCAGCTTTGCCAAGACCATCACGGAAGCCGACATTCTGTTGTTCGCGGGCGCGTCGGGCGACATGAACGCGGTTCACATTAACGAGCAATTTGCGCAGACGACGCCCTTCAAGGGGCGCATCGCGCACGGCATGCTCACCGCGAGCATCATCTCCGCGACCATTGCCGGCCGGCTGCCGGGTCCCGGCACCGTCTATCTTGGGCAGAATCTCCGGTTCAAGGCCCCCGTACGGCCAGGCGACACAGTGCACGCAGAGGTGACCATCAAGGAACTGATCCCGGAAAAACGCCGGGTGGTGATGTCGACGGTCTGCACGGTCGGCGGCAAGGTCGTGATCGACGGCGACGCGCTCGTCATGCCGACTTCGCGCGGCGATCTGGGCAAGACACCCACGGGTCTTCCAGTGAATCAAAGGTAA
- a CDS encoding ABC transporter transmembrane domain-containing protein produces the protein MPDTAARTLRVAPLFSLLPFLRPYARRWALAFLALLTSAGATLALPVAFKYLIDRGFASGDRTHIDRYFIALFVVSLILAAATALRFYWVSWLGERVTADLRRAVYDHVMRMSPQFFETTQTGEVLSRLTTDTTLIQTVVGTSLSLGLRNVLLAVGGIGMLIATSPVLSGYIIVTLVVVVAPIVIFGRRVRRLSRASQDKIANASALAGEVLNAMPTVQSYTQETYEAKRFGSAVELAFDTALTRIRARASLTAVVIVFVFAAVVFVLWLGAQAVLAGQMTAGQLSQFILYAVFTAGAVGAVAEVWGDLQRAAGATERLLQLLAARSPVEEGATTVPLPAHGDGIRFHDVNFSYPSRPGIAALSGFSLDVRPGEHVALVGPSGAGKTTLFQLLLRFYEPQSGDVLINGVSTNQVSLASLRKAIGVVLQESVIFSGSVLDNIRYGMPDATLAQVQRAAEMAAAAGFIEELPQGYDTFLGERGVRLSGGQRQRLAIARAILKNPPILLLDEATSALDAASERLVQTALDNAALNRTTLVIAHRLATVQQADRIVVLDQGRIVAQGRHTELLQSSPLYAQLAALQFGELHGKSVERDILRAHVDSE, from the coding sequence ATGCCCGATACCGCCGCGCGCACGCTACGCGTCGCTCCGCTTTTTTCCTTGCTGCCGTTCCTGCGCCCGTATGCGCGGCGCTGGGCGCTCGCGTTCCTGGCGCTCCTGACGTCGGCGGGCGCGACGCTGGCGCTGCCTGTGGCGTTCAAGTACCTGATCGACCGTGGCTTCGCGAGCGGCGACCGCACGCATATCGATCGCTATTTCATCGCGCTTTTCGTCGTCTCGCTGATCCTCGCCGCCGCGACGGCGCTGCGTTTCTATTGGGTGTCGTGGCTTGGCGAACGGGTCACAGCCGATTTGCGGCGCGCCGTCTACGACCACGTGATGCGGATGAGCCCGCAGTTCTTCGAGACCACGCAGACGGGCGAGGTGCTGTCGCGGCTCACCACCGACACCACGCTGATCCAGACCGTGGTCGGCACGAGCCTGTCGCTTGGATTGCGCAATGTGCTGCTGGCCGTCGGCGGCATTGGGATGCTGATCGCGACGAGCCCGGTGCTGTCCGGCTACATCATCGTGACGCTGGTCGTAGTGGTGGCGCCCATCGTGATCTTCGGGCGGCGCGTGCGGCGGCTTTCGCGCGCGAGTCAGGACAAGATCGCGAACGCCAGCGCGCTGGCGGGCGAAGTGCTCAATGCGATGCCGACCGTGCAGTCGTACACGCAGGAGACCTACGAGGCGAAGCGCTTCGGCAGTGCTGTGGAACTCGCCTTCGACACAGCGCTCACACGCATTCGCGCTCGCGCGTCGCTGACGGCGGTGGTGATCGTGTTCGTGTTCGCCGCCGTCGTGTTCGTGCTCTGGCTGGGCGCACAGGCCGTACTCGCCGGACAGATGACAGCGGGTCAGCTGTCGCAGTTCATCCTGTATGCGGTTTTCACGGCGGGTGCGGTGGGCGCCGTCGCCGAAGTGTGGGGCGATCTGCAGCGGGCTGCAGGCGCAACGGAACGGCTATTGCAACTGCTGGCCGCGCGCTCGCCAGTGGAGGAGGGCGCCACGACCGTGCCGCTGCCCGCGCATGGAGACGGTATCCGTTTTCACGACGTCAACTTCTCTTATCCGTCGCGTCCCGGCATCGCCGCGCTCTCCGGTTTCTCGCTCGATGTGCGTCCGGGTGAGCACGTCGCGCTGGTCGGGCCGTCTGGCGCGGGCAAGACAACGTTGTTTCAACTGCTCTTGCGCTTTTACGAGCCGCAGTCCGGCGACGTACTGATCAACGGTGTGTCGACGAACCAGGTTTCGCTTGCTTCATTGCGCAAGGCGATTGGCGTCGTGTTGCAGGAATCGGTGATCTTTTCGGGCAGCGTGCTCGACAACATCCGCTACGGGATGCCCGACGCAACGCTCGCTCAAGTACAGCGTGCCGCCGAGATGGCGGCTGCCGCCGGCTTTATCGAGGAACTGCCGCAAGGTTATGACACGTTCCTGGGGGAGCGCGGCGTGCGGCTGTCCGGCGGTCAGCGTCAGCGCCTTGCCATTGCGCGCGCCATTCTCAAGAACCCGCCCATCCTGCTGCTCGACGAAGCGACCAGCGCGCTCGATGCCGCGAGCGAACGGCTCGTGCAAACGGCGCTGGACAACGCCGCGCTGAACCGCACGACGCTAGTCATCGCGCATCGACTTGCGACTGTGCAGCAAGCGGATCGCATCGTCGTTCTGGACCAGGGCCGCATTGTCGCGCAAGGTCGTCATACAGAGCTTCTGCAGAGTTCGCCGCTTTATGCGCAGCTTGCGGCACTGCAGTTCGGCGAACTGCACGGGAAGAGTGTAGAGCGTGACATCTTGCGCGCTCACGTTGACTCTGAGTGA
- a CDS encoding 4Fe-4S dicluster domain-containing protein, which produces MTDNATSACKQPPGVIVPKVDFARCEGKADCAVVCPENVFDIRRIDAADYQALRPLQRLKLRVHGMKVAYAPRADACRACGHCVSACPEHAITLVRMR; this is translated from the coding sequence ATGACAGACAATGCCACTTCGGCCTGCAAACAGCCGCCCGGCGTGATCGTCCCAAAGGTCGATTTCGCCCGTTGCGAAGGCAAGGCGGATTGCGCGGTTGTTTGCCCTGAAAACGTGTTCGACATCCGCCGCATCGATGCGGCCGACTATCAGGCGCTGCGCCCATTGCAACGGCTCAAGCTGCGCGTGCATGGCATGAAGGTCGCCTACGCGCCGCGTGCGGACGCGTGCCGCGCGTGCGGGCATTGTGTGTCGGCGTGTCCCGAGCACGCCATCACGCTCGTCAGGATGCGCTGA
- a CDS encoding thiamine pyrophosphate-dependent enzyme, which translates to MSKEVAEIIVEVLEEAGVKHCYGIVGDTLNLIAHHINESEIEWVHVRHEEAGAFAAEGEAMLTGNLTAVAGSCGPGSLHFINGLVDANRNRAPVILIATQVASEELGFNFPQEVDFKAIYGSCSVFCDMIITPEQARRKTVIACQTAIAKGGVAVLIVPVDIAHASASDEVPYRVHTNVPMVRPSDADLDRVAEILNAGEKIAIYGGSGCRGAHAEILAVAEQLKAPIAHTSRAKDALEHDNPYNVGMTGIIGGEAGYLAVSECETLLMLGADFAWRQFYPDKAKIVQIDIAPDHLGRRHPVTLGLVGDIKSTMAALLPRLKPRTSTEFRDKLVERHARAVETHLSKAVPSNRGTIPPIYLTELINRYAASDALFCADDGTPTVWLYRHIDTNGQRRVFSSLLHGTMAAALPMSMGLQKCQPGRQVISMSGDGGLAMLFGELMTVVQEKLPVKVVVFDNGKLGFIDIEQKSEGMLPLYTGLQNPDFGKVAEAIGLWGRTVAKADELEEAVVTWLNQPGPALLNVKVDTMTLVMPPKIEWGSAYGMVLYSAKAMLQGQSADVFAMIRENL; encoded by the coding sequence ATGAGCAAGGAAGTTGCGGAAATCATTGTCGAAGTTCTGGAAGAGGCAGGCGTAAAGCATTGCTACGGGATCGTGGGCGACACGTTGAATCTCATCGCCCACCACATTAACGAGAGCGAAATCGAGTGGGTCCATGTGCGCCACGAGGAGGCGGGGGCGTTCGCCGCCGAAGGCGAAGCCATGTTGACGGGTAACCTCACGGCCGTTGCGGGAAGCTGCGGCCCTGGCAGCCTTCACTTCATCAACGGACTGGTGGACGCCAATCGCAATCGTGCTCCCGTTATCCTGATCGCAACCCAGGTGGCGAGTGAGGAACTCGGCTTCAATTTTCCGCAGGAAGTCGATTTCAAGGCGATCTACGGATCGTGCAGCGTGTTCTGCGACATGATCATCACGCCCGAACAGGCGCGACGCAAAACAGTGATTGCCTGTCAGACTGCGATCGCGAAGGGTGGTGTCGCCGTCCTGATCGTTCCCGTCGATATCGCCCATGCCAGTGCGAGCGATGAAGTCCCGTATCGGGTCCACACGAACGTGCCCATGGTCCGGCCAAGTGACGCCGACCTCGACCGTGTCGCTGAAATCCTCAATGCGGGCGAGAAGATCGCGATTTATGGCGGTTCGGGATGCCGCGGCGCCCACGCCGAAATCCTGGCGGTGGCCGAGCAGCTCAAGGCGCCCATTGCGCACACGTCCCGCGCCAAAGACGCGCTCGAACATGACAACCCGTACAACGTCGGCATGACGGGCATTATCGGCGGCGAAGCGGGCTATCTGGCGGTGTCCGAGTGTGAGACTTTGTTGATGCTCGGCGCCGACTTCGCGTGGCGGCAGTTCTACCCGGATAAGGCAAAGATCGTTCAGATCGACATCGCACCCGATCATCTTGGCCGCCGGCATCCTGTTACGCTAGGGCTGGTCGGCGACATCAAGTCGACGATGGCAGCCTTGTTGCCGCGTCTCAAACCGCGCACGTCGACCGAGTTTCGCGACAAGCTCGTCGAGCGGCATGCCCGCGCAGTGGAAACACATTTGTCGAAGGCTGTGCCGTCGAATCGTGGAACGATTCCGCCCATCTATCTGACCGAGTTGATCAACCGGTATGCAGCGAGCGATGCGCTTTTCTGCGCCGACGACGGGACGCCCACCGTCTGGCTTTACCGGCATATCGACACGAATGGACAACGCCGGGTGTTTTCGAGCTTGCTGCACGGCACGATGGCGGCAGCCCTGCCGATGTCAATGGGGCTGCAGAAGTGCCAACCCGGACGCCAGGTGATTTCCATGTCCGGCGATGGAGGTCTCGCCATGCTGTTCGGCGAGCTCATGACGGTCGTGCAGGAGAAGCTGCCCGTCAAGGTGGTCGTGTTCGACAACGGCAAGCTTGGATTCATCGACATCGAGCAGAAGTCCGAAGGCATGCTTCCGCTCTATACGGGCCTGCAGAATCCGGACTTCGGCAAGGTTGCCGAGGCGATCGGATTGTGGGGGCGCACGGTGGCGAAAGCCGATGAACTCGAAGAAGCCGTCGTGACCTGGTTGAACCAGCCCGGCCCCGCGCTTCTGAACGTCAAAGTCGATACCATGACACTCGTCATGCCGCCGAAGATCGAGTGGGGTTCTGCGTACGGAATGGTCCTGTATTCAGCGAAAGCCATGCTGCAGGGACAGTCCGCCGACGTGTTCGCGATGATCCGCGAGAACTTATAG
- a CDS encoding AraC family transcriptional regulator yields METMLRSVAMGGYFDVTRRLGLNPFELVQQFGIDGAALANPDDRVPAAACCRLLELTANIASCPTFALQMAETRQKFGTGVVNILLAHKRTLREVLLAAAEYRHLLNEALAVYVENAGDTVTIREELVVEPGIPTKQAIELAVGVLARHASALLGDHWKPRAVHFVHAAPADLTFHRRFFGCSLQFGSDFNGFVCAAADLDYPNPAADPELVRYAESLATPLNAESADSAALEVRKAIYLLLPLEQATVELVSRQLGLSVRTMQRQLESADTSFSKLVEEVRRELAVRYMSNPRYPVGRVAVLLGYSQQGSFTKWFASQFRMTPRDWRNSRLK; encoded by the coding sequence ATGGAAACGATGCTGCGGTCGGTCGCGATGGGCGGCTATTTCGATGTGACACGGCGGCTCGGACTGAACCCGTTCGAGCTCGTGCAGCAGTTCGGGATCGATGGGGCAGCGCTCGCCAATCCCGACGATCGCGTGCCGGCCGCCGCGTGCTGCCGGCTTCTCGAACTGACAGCGAACATAGCGTCTTGCCCGACCTTCGCCCTGCAAATGGCGGAAACCCGCCAGAAGTTCGGGACGGGCGTGGTCAATATCCTGCTCGCCCACAAACGCACATTGCGCGAGGTGCTGCTCGCCGCCGCCGAATACCGGCATCTGCTCAACGAAGCGCTGGCGGTCTACGTCGAGAACGCGGGCGACACGGTCACCATCCGGGAGGAACTCGTCGTTGAACCGGGTATCCCGACAAAGCAGGCGATCGAGCTGGCCGTTGGCGTTCTCGCACGCCATGCCAGCGCTCTGCTCGGCGACCACTGGAAGCCGCGCGCTGTCCATTTTGTCCACGCCGCGCCCGCTGACCTCACGTTTCATCGACGGTTTTTCGGCTGTTCTCTGCAGTTCGGAAGCGACTTCAACGGGTTCGTCTGTGCAGCGGCCGATCTCGACTACCCGAATCCTGCCGCTGATCCAGAACTGGTGCGATACGCCGAAAGCCTCGCCACACCGCTGAACGCGGAGAGTGCCGACTCCGCTGCGCTCGAAGTGCGCAAGGCGATTTACCTGTTGCTACCGCTCGAGCAAGCCACGGTCGAGCTGGTTTCGCGGCAGCTGGGTCTGAGCGTACGCACCATGCAGCGCCAGCTCGAATCGGCGGACACCAGCTTCTCGAAGCTGGTCGAGGAAGTGCGGCGCGAACTGGCCGTGCGCTATATGAGCAATCCACGCTATCCGGTCGGCCGGGTTGCGGTGTTGCTGGGTTACTCGCAACAGGGATCGTTCACGAAGTGGTTCGCTTCGCAATTTCGCATGACGCCGCGTGACTGGCGAAACAGCCGATTGAAATGA
- a CDS encoding oxidoreductase has protein sequence MRDNLIPVIVSRKWQIAKGYHAVELRTTSKSALPPFNDGSCVTLSLNSGGDKERTYPLLGVSSLSDGYVVGTRQDGDGRTDSLLSQFPLNERDEVFVGSPQSPPTILDHRARSILFAGGIGAASIAGIAKRLASAGQRFEVHNFARSADRAVLREEFDALRSHGKVYHHFGLSDDLFAQKSSHAMSPTHANTQIYCSGPPAFMDLIERQAREWVYAANVHKIALGDQTACSAAIAPSA, from the coding sequence ATGCGCGACAACCTGATTCCCGTCATCGTTAGCCGGAAATGGCAAATTGCCAAGGGGTACCATGCCGTTGAACTTCGAACGACGTCAAAATCGGCGCTTCCGCCGTTTAACGATGGGTCGTGTGTCACACTCAGCCTGAATAGCGGTGGTGACAAGGAAAGAACTTATCCCTTGCTCGGTGTTTCGTCCCTGTCAGATGGTTACGTGGTTGGCACGAGACAAGATGGTGATGGCAGAACGGATAGTCTGCTATCCCAGTTTCCATTGAATGAACGAGACGAAGTGTTTGTCGGCTCTCCCCAAAGCCCGCCGACAATTTTGGACCATCGTGCGCGATCTATTCTGTTTGCTGGCGGAATCGGCGCAGCATCGATCGCGGGAATCGCGAAGCGGCTTGCCTCGGCGGGGCAAAGGTTCGAGGTGCACAACTTCGCGCGATCGGCCGATCGCGCGGTGCTTCGAGAAGAATTCGACGCGCTTCGAAGTCACGGTAAGGTCTATCACCATTTCGGCCTTTCCGATGATCTATTCGCGCAGAAGAGTTCCCACGCAATGAGTCCAACGCATGCCAACACACAGATTTACTGCAGCGGCCCCCCTGCTTTCATGGATCTCATTGAACGCCAGGCCCGCGAATGGGTGTATGCAGCGAACGTTCATAAAATTGCCCTTGGCGACCAAACGGCATGCTCAGCCGCCATTGCCCCTTCTGCCTGA
- a CDS encoding DUF3562 domain-containing protein: MNQAAVENIVKAIAADTLAPMEMVSRLYQQAWAEYSKEARILDYVALFAERRVRQSLRSEHNFN, encoded by the coding sequence ATGAACCAGGCTGCCGTTGAGAACATCGTCAAGGCCATTGCGGCTGACACCCTCGCTCCGATGGAGATGGTATCAAGGCTGTACCAGCAGGCATGGGCCGAGTACAGCAAGGAAGCACGAATTTTGGACTATGTGGCTCTGTTCGCTGAGAGACGTGTGCGGCAGAGCTTGCGAAGTGAACACAATTTCAACTGA
- a CDS encoding sigma-70 family RNA polymerase sigma factor, which produces MEPPNAPSTMTQQDREIADAVARERPRLRNFIRRRVIDQDEAEDILQDVFEELVEAWRLPDPVEQVGAWLFRVARNRIIDRFRKKKEVPLSDAANSANRADADEADGEFRLDLTLPSADAGPEAAYARAALLATLRAALDELPANQREVFIAHELDGRSFKELAAATGVGINTLLARKRYAVLHLRERLRSSYDDFEI; this is translated from the coding sequence ATGGAACCGCCAAACGCCCCGAGCACGATGACCCAGCAGGACCGCGAAATCGCCGATGCGGTCGCCCGCGAGCGTCCGAGGCTGCGCAATTTCATCCGCCGTCGCGTCATCGATCAGGACGAAGCCGAGGACATCCTTCAGGACGTTTTCGAAGAGCTCGTCGAGGCCTGGCGGCTGCCGGACCCCGTTGAGCAGGTCGGCGCGTGGCTGTTTCGGGTCGCGAGAAACAGGATCATCGACCGCTTCCGCAAGAAGAAGGAAGTGCCACTGTCCGATGCCGCCAATAGCGCTAATCGCGCCGATGCCGACGAAGCCGATGGCGAATTCCGCCTGGACCTGACGCTGCCCTCCGCCGATGCCGGACCCGAGGCCGCTTACGCACGCGCGGCGCTGCTCGCCACACTGCGCGCCGCGCTCGACGAGTTGCCCGCGAACCAGCGCGAGGTGTTCATCGCTCACGAACTGGACGGGCGCAGCTTCAAGGAGTTGGCGGCCGCGACGGGCGTCGGCATCAACACGCTGCTGGCGCGCAAGCGTTACGCGGTCCTGCATCTGCGCGAGCGCCTGCGATCGTCCTACGACGACTTCGAGATATGA
- a CDS encoding NUDIX domain-containing protein: MKKRATVVCRRGKRILLVARSESKWALPGGILKRGEHRTDAALRELKEETRLTGKSAKHLFDFRGKQKHHHVFSCEIPNRAKARPSNEISRCRWVHLDDIPRLMTSRPTTDIVKLMSQQRRK; this comes from the coding sequence TTGAAGAAACGCGCCACCGTGGTCTGCCGCAGAGGCAAGCGAATCCTCCTGGTCGCACGTAGTGAATCAAAGTGGGCTTTGCCGGGCGGCATCCTCAAGCGTGGAGAACATCGCACGGACGCCGCGCTTCGAGAACTCAAGGAAGAAACGCGGCTTACAGGGAAGTCAGCCAAGCATCTCTTCGACTTCCGTGGCAAGCAGAAACACCATCACGTGTTCTCCTGCGAAATCCCGAATCGCGCCAAAGCTCGCCCGAGTAACGAAATATCCAGGTGTCGCTGGGTTCACCTCGACGACATCCCTCGCCTCATGACGAGCCGGCCGACGACCGATATCGTGAAACTCATGAGTCAACAGCGCAGGAAGTAA
- a CDS encoding CHAD domain-containing protein, producing the protein MDMDGDWPLPRLNNRFKFDRRPPGSSLSSASTIASTFASLATPVVAEAVQRARDLSTQSDAEGFHQLRVAFRKLRALYWAYSPYLGEEATAQATEEFKRLAALAGGTRDWDIAGDLLKSAQASRASIALLVAAAREKRAQAVAHSQTMIKSDDVEMFLNDVLLRAQMTLQTRCNDLPVRAFAEARVRLAQRALRKRSRRAARSEIAHEENLHDVRKAGKKLRYLLEFFQPFIKGGHDRTIKELTSVQNKLGQFNDIAASETLIRSASFNEVPPEVVQESLQWLEKQKCRRMRAASRRVRAIAS; encoded by the coding sequence ATGGATATGGATGGTGACTGGCCCTTGCCGCGGCTAAACAATCGCTTCAAATTCGACCGGCGGCCGCCCGGTTCATCGCTCTCAAGCGCGAGCACCATCGCCAGTACCTTCGCATCACTGGCGACGCCCGTGGTAGCGGAGGCTGTGCAAAGGGCGAGAGATCTGTCCACACAGAGCGATGCCGAGGGGTTCCATCAGCTTCGCGTCGCTTTCAGAAAGCTTCGCGCCTTGTACTGGGCGTATTCCCCTTATCTCGGAGAGGAAGCGACCGCACAAGCCACCGAAGAATTCAAGCGTCTTGCTGCGTTGGCAGGCGGAACGCGTGATTGGGACATCGCAGGCGATCTCCTGAAATCCGCTCAGGCGTCACGCGCATCGATCGCGCTGCTGGTGGCCGCAGCGCGCGAGAAGCGCGCCCAGGCGGTCGCGCATAGCCAGACGATGATCAAAAGCGACGATGTCGAGATGTTCTTGAACGATGTCTTGCTTCGCGCGCAAATGACGCTGCAGACGCGTTGCAACGATCTTCCTGTTCGAGCGTTCGCCGAGGCGCGGGTTCGTCTTGCTCAGCGCGCGCTTCGAAAGCGAAGCAGGCGCGCAGCACGCAGCGAGATCGCCCACGAGGAAAATCTTCACGATGTTCGAAAGGCGGGCAAGAAGTTGAGGTACCTGCTCGAGTTTTTTCAACCCTTTATCAAAGGCGGGCACGATCGCACGATCAAAGAATTGACGTCCGTGCAAAACAAGCTGGGACAGTTCAACGACATTGCCGCAAGTGAGACCCTGATTCGCAGCGCGTCATTCAACGAAGTCCCGCCCGAGGTCGTGCAGGAGTCGTTGCAATGGTTGGAAAAGCAGAAATGTCGACGGATGCGTGCGGCATCACGCCGGGTTCGCGCCATCGCTAGTTGA
- a CDS encoding cold-shock protein — protein sequence MATGTVKWFNDAKGFGFITPDEGGEDLFAHFSEIKTEGFKSLQENQKVSFEVKMGPKGKQAANIKPV from the coding sequence ATGGCAACTGGCACAGTGAAATGGTTTAACGATGCGAAGGGCTTTGGTTTCATCACGCCGGACGAAGGCGGCGAAGACCTGTTCGCCCACTTCTCCGAAATCAAGACTGAAGGCTTCAAGTCATTGCAGGAAAACCAGAAAGTAAGCTTCGAAGTGAAGATGGGACCGAAGGGCAAACAGGCGGCAAATATCAAGCCGGTGTAA